The Drosophila nasuta strain 15112-1781.00 chromosome 2L, ASM2355853v1, whole genome shotgun sequence genome window below encodes:
- the LOC132796999 gene encoding kinesin-1 heavy chain, whose product MGDAEGGAEEQDYEEEDIATGGMDEGGLEEGQDEDLFSRLGESSDDPEQKRMYMEYLALIKEIDCQNKIIQDIKAQVMDMCGKPCKTRNELREIKRLRICMEQENIKLHTMMNRAVQLQNFGSHRHYRELTMTTTVDDDNISPYCVGPCGAPLTGGGLGGSGATADDCSEEAGGGSSCGQVEGQEDRLIKALSKAMQKMKGACPEDMKMMQEIACAIMASKSSKPKQVCSPGPCNKSPCDETSSSSCGVPPPQPTRSSKRSRPCPPEPSCPPPPPCGPPSGPCGKSDSLDKLKKRIVNMQTSVKKLLHEVSRRESAQVCGAGDDDDDDCGGGGGADSGRHPCPEDPDPLVIGGGKRNTKADKYEKMKENYTRLLTQYQRKDCQMKELEQRMKGFAGSCGPMKGASDADAAELNLLRARVNELKEEQLEFKCIMKEQSQQLEDYRNKYMLAQQKVEEQCVSLEKLNMNNKRIEQQINTEVKEIRSKFQEKLNELLHFPKLLENEQLKLAQVCKEKDDLQSKLVVVCKELKSCKIQMENPVADLSPQLAQCQLDLSQARTEIEELLRQRDLFCEQLKTTQDDLDTLRTESAKIIAGTKERAEMIKAQQQEHINRLEKELAQCRATASLSVNDREAVIREMQGQLNTLSYSFDAAQKQIKTLRNHIAYVSNENCFPVKC is encoded by the exons ATGGGAGATGCAGAAGGTGGCGCTGAGGAGCAAGACTATGAGGAGGAGGACATTGCCACAGGCGGCATGGATGAGGGCGGCCTAGAGGAAGGACAAGATGAGGATCTATTCTCCCGTCTCGGCGAATCGTCCGATGATCCCGAGCAGAAGCGTATGTACATGGAGTACTTGGCGCTGATCAAGGAGATCGATTGCCAGAACAAGATCATACAGGACATCAAGGCGCAGGTGATGGACATGTGTGGTAAACCCTGTAAGACACGCAATGAACTGCGTGAAATCAAGCGACTGCGCATCTGCATGGAGCAGGAGAACATCAAGTTGCACACGATGATGAATCGGGCAGTGCAGCTGCAGAACTTCGGGTCCCATCGTCATTATCGTGAGCTAACGATGACCACCACCGTGGACGACGACAACATTTCGCCCTATTGCGTGGGTCCCTGCGGAGCGCCCTTGACGGGTGGTGGCTTGGGCGGTAGTGGTGCCACGGCCGACGATTGCAGCGAGGAAGCTGGTGGCGGTTCTAGCTGCGGCCAGGTGGAGGGGCAAGAGGATCGCTTGATAAAGGCGCTCAGCAAGGCCATGCAAAAGATGAAGGGCGCCTGTCCCGAGGACATGAAAATGATGCAGGAAATTGCCTGCGCCATTATGGCATCCAAATCATCGAAGCCCAAGCAAGTCTGCAGTCCGGGACCATGCAACAAGTCGCCCTGCGATGAgactagcagcagcagctgtggtGTGCCACCGCCGCAGCCAACACGCTCCTCGAAGCGATCGCGCCCGTGTCCGCCTGAACCCAGCTGCCCACCTCCACCGCCCTGTGGGCCGCCCAGTGGTCCGTGTGGCAAGAGCGATTCACTAGACAAGCTCAAGAAGCGCATTGTGAACATGCAGACCTCTGTGAAGAAGCTGCTCCATGAGGTCAGTCGTCGAGAGTCGGCGCAAGTTTGTGGCGCtggcgacgatgatgatgacgattgtggtggtggtggtggtgctgACTCTGGAAGACATCCTTGTCCAGAGGATCCCGATCCTCTGGTCATTGGTGGTGGCAAGCGGAACACCAAGGCGGACAAGTACGAGAAGATGAAGGAAAACTATACGCGTTTGCTGACGCAATATCAGCGCAAGGATTGCCAGATGAAGGAGCTGGAGCAACG TATGAAGGGCTTCGCTGGCAGCTGCGGGCCAATGAAGGGCGCCTCCGATGCGGATGCTGCCGAGCTCAATTTGCTTCGCGCTCGCGTCAATGAACTTAAGGAGGAGCAGCTGGAATTCAAGTGCATCATGAAGGAGCAGTCACAGCAGCTGGAGGACTATCGCAACAAGTATATGTTGGCGCAGCAGAAGGTCGAGGAACAGTGCGTCTCGCTGGAAAAGCTCAACATGAACAACAAACGCATCGAACAGCAGATTAACACTGAGGTCAAGGAGATACGCTCCAAATTCCAGGAAAAGCTCAATGAGTTGTTGCATTTCCCCAAGCTGCTAGAGAACGAACAGCTGAAGTTGGCACAAGTATGCAAGGAGAAGGATGATTTGCAGAGCAAACTAGTTGTTGTCTGCAAAGAGTTGAAATCCTGCAAAATACAGATGGAGAATCCTGTGGCCGATCTGAGTCCACAGCTGGCTCAATGCCAGCTGGATCTATCTCAAGCGCGTACCGAAATCGAGGAGCTATTGCGTCAACGTGATCTCTTCTGTGAGCAGCTGAAGACGACACAGGATGACCTGGACACGCTGCGCACAGAGTCAGCCAAGATTATTGCTGGCACCAAGGAGCGTGCTGAGATGATAAAGGCTCAGCAACAGGAGCACATCAATCGCCTCGAAAAGGAGCTGGCTCAATGTCGTGCCACAGCCTCGTTATCGGTCAATGATCGCGAGGCTGTCATTCGTGAGATGCAGGGCCAGCTCAACACGCTCTCGTACAGCTTCGATGCGGCGCAGAAGCAGATCAAAACGCTTCGCAACCATATTGCCTATGTGTCCAATGAGAATTGTTTCCCTGTCAAGTGTTAG
- the LOC132798246 gene encoding desmoplakin-B, with protein sequence MIIPAINESNPTKLTTTTTNDPSLETGHAQNDSMARHQDINADNPSAVTVKPMVKKQSYNNLQQCQAAVLNTINSKAGAPAASNETTSGDDYDEEELTLSEGEPFGSQEDEDDMGSRINKHGDEIGSKLKLELSKYKQELHEYNETTKDLEKKYMKINLELTEMQQKHHKFVHLHDSNAELELRSDGIEGVEEHAPLSYVTSNTSMTSSDLRHKNAKMFGINSNSSSFMTVLEAPSSAALLLETSGKKRPKSSKLRRNLAAQVDADYRPHIVGALTKRQTRQGRGGIRTAQDLLEEQENEPSIKEMYCVLKDVINTSKEHGKYSTYDRNRERHRERGRERDRDQESGGGDYTQLYTTIKDLKSEQQQYRNIIRQQQERISDYHTRCVKAQDIMKTQKHEIDKLQVNNKQLESSIYLDIDTLRSKIDSKLKSVAKLPHMMREEHSKYEKVMRENCLMAEKLHELQKEANLLKAKIDELGKRKLITVNRLKAAERDLKIFKNYNASLKTEKRRMADELQTMKEQLDSLQAASKRQLTRHREQTEKQRRELQKRIYDLELKLSRSQNSTSSLIQERDSLIAELQTQLHTLVHNFEVSQKHIRVLRRHIYSMTSGGGGSSVMPSSSSHRRSPSESNMVRANQLISQHQVHGQPSVSASRLSSPRMLKTRSS encoded by the coding sequence ATGATAATTCCGGCCATTAACGAATCAAATCCCACCAAattgacgacgacgacgaccaaCGATCCGTCTCTGGAGACGGGTCATGCCCAAAACGACTCAATGGCCAGGCATCAGGACATCAATGCTGACAATCCGAGTGCCGTAACTGTGAAGCCCATGGTCAAGAAGCAGAGCTACAACAATCTACAGCAATGTCAGGCGGCAGTTCTCAACACAATCAATAGCAAGGCAGGAGCACCGGCAGCCAGCAATGAAACTACATCAGGCGACGACTACGATGAGGAAGAGTTGACACTCAGCGAGGGTGAACCGTTTGGCTCCCAAGAGGACGAGGATGACATGGGCAGCCGCATCAATAAGCATGGCGACGAAATCGGCTCGAAACTAAAGCTCGAGCTCAGCAAGTACAAGCAGGAGCTGCATGAGTACAACGAAACCACCAAGGATCTGGAGAAGAAGTACATGAAGATCAACCTTGAGCTGACCGAAATGCAGCAGAAACATCACAAATTCGTGCATCTGCATGACTCAAATGCCGAGCTGGAGCTGCGATCGGATGGCATTGAGGGGGTGGAAGAGCATGCTCCACTGAGCTATGTCACCTCTAACACCAGCATGACCAGCTCGGATTTGCGGCACAAGAACGCCAAGATGTTcggcatcaacagcaacagcagtagcttTATGACAGTATTGGAGGCGCCCAGCAGCGCAGCGCTACTGCTCGAGACATCCGGCAAGAAGCGGCCAAAGTCGTCTAAGCTGCGTCGCAATCTCGCTGCCCAGGTGGACGCGGACTATAGGCCACATATTGTGGGTGCGCTGACCAAGCGGCAGACGCGACAGGGACGTGGCGGCATTAGAACGGCGCAGGACTTGCTGGAGGAACAGGAGAACGAGCCATCCATCAAGGAGATGTATTGCGTGCTCAAGGATGTGATCAATACGAGCAAGGAGCATGGCAAATACAGCACCTATGATCGCAATCGGGAGCGGCATCGCGAGAGGGGACGAGAAAGAGACCGAGATCAAGAGAGCGGAGGAGGAGATTACACACAATTGTATACGACCATCAAGGATCTGAagagcgagcagcagcaatatcGCAACATCAtcaggcagcagcaggaacGCATTTCGGATTATCACACACGATGCGTCAAGGCGCAGGACATTATGAAGACGCAGAAGCATGAGATCGACAAGCTGCAGGTGAACAACAAACAGCTCGAGTCGAGCATCTATCTGGACATTGACACGCTGCGCTCCAAGATCGACAGCAAACTGAAGAGCGTGGCGAAGTTGCCGCACATGATGCGCGAAGAGCACTCCAAATACGAGAAGGTGATGCGTGAGAATTGCCTGATGGCCGAGAAACTACACGAACTGCAAAAGGAGGCAAATTTGCTCAAGGCCAAGATCGATGAGCTGGGTAAGCGTAAGCTGATCACGGTGAATCGCCTGAAGGCCGCCGAACGTGATCTAAAGATTTTCAAGAACTACAACGCATCGCTGAAAACGGAGAAGCGTCGAATGGCCGATGAGCTGCAGACCATGAAGGAGCAATTAGATTCGCTGCAAGCGGCCAGTAAACGGCAGCTCACACGGCATCGTGAGCAGACGGAGAAACAGCGTCGGGAGCTGCAGAAACGCATCTATGACCTCGAACTAAAGCTCAGTCGCAGTCAGAACTCCACGTCTAGTTTGATTCAGGAACGCGACAGTCTAATTGCCGAGCTGCAGACACAGCTGCACACGTTGGTTCACAATTTCGAGGTGTCCCAGAAGCACATTCGGGTGCTGCGTCGTCATATCTATTCGATGACCTCGGGTGGCGGCGGCTCATCGGTGATGCCTTCGTCCAGTAGTCATCGTCGCAGCCCCAGCGAATCGAATATGGTGCGTGCCAATCAATTGATCAGCCAACATCAGGTTCACGGTCAACCCAGCGTTAGTGCCTCACGTCTCAGCAGTCCACGCATGCTGAAGACCAGATCTTCCTGA
- the LOC132797007 gene encoding PAT complex subunit CCDC47 has product MRPVFAFLLLGLLCACQLNHANVNPESEDDIDNDFAEFDDDFVEASYDNSATAENADSSKGVPGGSVSKENVDAPIKRTVNNNDDDDDDGLVENDDEFEHFQDEEEFEGYDAGDTLEPPIDQKTEPKLKIPNIPLHFRTHWDSYWMEMIMVAGLLAYFANFFAGKAKNARLAQLWFSTHKALLDENFALVGDDGKVENENPGLIKESESLYTLWCSGRTCCEGMLVELKMIKRQDLVSLVAGLMRPQLDQAHIKIELSRGLMDAFVFAVGSKKTITKVFKEYTDLTKFCSLVAKPEERYNVPSGFGVLSEIPEATSAILESRVITALNKYQSYIDYLHISDQFSGQVQQEEGSTLKQPETKAVLLAGFNLPKHAQMETIKPLLLLIFYLMERLKTYRMSKEGKAKADKNRLRVEEEFLKSTHAARAEAAAQRREDKRKQEKERVLAEDDPEKQRRWELKEQKRQAKKNAPKMKRLAVKSL; this is encoded by the exons atGAGGCCAGTGTTTGCCTTTCTGTTACTGGGCCTCCTGTGTGCCTGTCAACTAAACCACGCAAACGTTAACCCGGAGTCCGAAGATGATATTGACAATGATTTTGCCGAGTTCGACGATGACTTTGTGGAAGCCAGCTACGACAACTCGGCCACAGCCGAAAATGCCGACTCATCAAAGGGGGTACCAGGTGGCTCGGTTAGCAAGGAAAATGTGGACGCACCTATTAAGCGCACAGTCAATAacaatgacgacgacgatgacgatggtcTTGTGGAGAACGACGATGAATTCGAGCATTTCCAAGATGAGGAAGAGTTTGAGGGTTACGATGCAGGCGACACCCTGGAACCACCCATTGATCAGAAGACAGAACCCAAGCTAAAGATTCCCAACATACCATTACATTTCCGCACTCACTGGGATTCCTATTGGATGGAAATGATTATGGTTGCCGGTCTCTTGGCGTACTTTGCCAACTTCTTTGCGGGCAAGGCAAAGAATGCCCGTCTCGCGCAGCTCTGGTTCAGCACACACAAAGCGCTGTTGGATGAGAATTTTGCATTGGTCGGTGACGACGGCAAGGTGGAAAATGAGAATCCCGGCCTAATCAAAGAGAGCGAAAGTCTATACACGCTTTGGTGCTCTGGTCGCACTTGCTGTGAGGGCATGTTGGTGGAGCTGAAGATGATCAAGCGTCAGGACTTGGTGTCTCTAGTTGCGGGTTTGATGCGTCCACAATTGGATCAGGCTCACATCAAAATCGAATTGTCACGTGGACTAATGGATGCATTCGTATTTGCAGTGGGCAGCAAGAAAACGATCACCAAGGTATTCAAGGAATACACAGATTTG ACTAAGTTCTGTAGTTTAGTTGCCAAGCCTGAGGAGCGCTACAATGTGCCCAGCGGCTTTGGAGTGCTCTCCGAAATACCGGAGGCCACATCCGCCATACTCGAGTCACGTGTTATTACCGCACTTAACAAATACCAAAGCTATATCGATTACCTGCACATCTCGGATCAGTTCAGCGGCCAAGTACAACAGGAGGAGGGCAGCACGCTGAAGCAACCGGAGACAAAGGCTGTGCTGTTAGCCGGCTTCAATTTACCCAAACATGCCCAAATGGAGACCATTAAGcccttgttattgttgatctTTTATCTAATGGAACGTTTGAAGACTTACCGCATGTCCAAGGAG GGCAAAGCTAAGGCAGATAAGAATCGCTTGCGTGTGGAGGAGGAGTTCCTTAAGAGTACCCACGCTGCACGCGCCGAGGCAGCGGCTCAGCGACGCGAAGACAAGCGCAAGCAGGAGAAGGAACGCGTGCTCGCTGAGGATGATCCGGAGAAGCAACGTCGCTGGGAGCTGAAGGAACAGAAGCGACAAGCTAAAAAGAATGCACCCAAAATGAAACGTTTGGCCGTAAAATCTTTGTAG
- the LOC132797019 gene encoding GTP-binding nuclear protein Ran, producing the protein MAQEGQDMPTFKCVLVGDGGTGKTTFVKRHMTGEFEKKYVATLGVEVHPLIFHTNRGAIRFNVWDTAGQEKFGGLRDGYYIQGQCAVIMFDVTSRVTYKNVPNWHRDLVRVCENIPIVLCGNKVDIKDRKVKAKSIVFHRKKNLQYYDISAKSNYNFEKPFLWLARKLVGDPNLEFVAMPALLPPEVKMDKDWQIQIERDLQEAQATALPDEDEDL; encoded by the coding sequence ATGGCCCAGGAAGGACAGGATATGCCCACATTCAAGTGCGTGCTCGTTGGCGATGGAGGCACTGGCAAAACTACATTTGTGAAACGCCACATGACTGGTGAATTCGAGAAGAAATATGTTGCCACATTGGGTGTGGAGGTGCATCCATTGATCTTTCACACCAATCGCGGCGCAATTCGTTTCAACGTTTGGGATACGGCCGGACAGGAGAAGTTTGGCGGACTACGCGATGGCTATTACATTCAGGGACAGTGTGCTGTCATCATGTTCGATGTAACTTCGCGTGTCACGTACAAGAATGTGCCTAACTGGCACAGAGATTTGGTGCGTGTATGTGAGAATATCCCCATTGTTCTCTGTGGCAACAAAGTGGACATTAAGGATCGAAAAGTCAAGGCCAAAAGCATTGTGTTCCACCGAAAGAAAAACTTGCAGTACTACGACATCTCTGCTAAATCGAACTACAATTTCGAGAAACCATTCCTTTGGCTGGCCCGTAAGCTGGTGGGCGATCCCAATCTCGAGTTTGTGGCAATGCCAGCGCTCCTGCCACCAGAGGTCAAAATGGATAAGGACTGGCAGATTCAAATCGAACGCGATTTGCAAGAAGCGCAGGCAACCGCCTTGCCAGATGAGGACGAAGACCTCTAA
- the LOC132796990 gene encoding leucine--tRNA ligase, cytoplasmic translates to MANVERKGTFKVEYLQKIEREVQQRWESEHVHETDAPTAPKKRQSEKFFVTFPFPYMNGRLHLGHTFSMSKAEFATRYHRLKGRRVLWPFGFHCTGMPIKACADKLAREIEQFGYPPKFPDVQEEAPAVVETQSEVPKDKSKGKKSKAVAKTGSAKYQWQIMYSLGLKDEEIKKFANAEHWLNYFPPLAVQDLKRIGVHVDWRRTFITTDANPYFDSFVRWQFNHLKQRGKIMYGKRYTIYSPKDGQPCMDHDRSSGEGVGPQEYTLIKMKVLQTPKALSAIKQPIYFVAATLRPETMYGQTNCWLHPDIKYIAWQTTRENEVWISTRRAARNMTYQGFTAEEGNVVVLAEVTGQELLGVQLSAPLTQHKIIYTLPMLSIKEDKGTGVVTSVPSDSPDDYAALVDLQKKEAFRQKYGLTDEMVLPYAPIPIIDVPTLGKLSAVHAYDTLKIQSQNDKEKLAEAKELCYLKSFYDGVMLVGEFTGRKIQDIKKDLQKRLTDAKEADIYYEPEKTIISRSADECVVALCNQWYLNYGEPEWQGQAFKILNDMETFHEEARNNFEACLNWLHEYACSRTYGLGTKLPWDEQWLIESLSDSTIYMAFYTVSHLLQGGTFRGEKSGPFGIKPADVTPEIWDYIFFKETSLPKKSAIKPEYLAVLRREFEYWYPMDLRVSGKDLINNHLTFCLYNHAAIWPNDETKWPKGMRVNGHLLLNSAKMSKSDGNFLTLHEAVDKFSADGMRLCLADAGDSVEDANFVESTADAGILRLYTFIEWVKEMLATRSTLRRGADKTFNDKVFLSELNLKTQQTDENYRRMLFKEALRSGFYELQLARDKYRELSGAQGMHEELVLEFIRRQALLVAPICPHMAEHVWGLLGNKESVVHARWPEVGDINEQDIMCSEYLMEAAHSFRLNLKNMLQVKGKGGKEKAVDAQTAKPNRGLIWVAKTYPPWQCCVLDTMRELYNKETKTLPDNKVIAATLQQKAELKKFMKRVMPFAQMIREKVETGGKGVAALAVTLEFDERQVLLSNLEYLKNTLDLDNLEIKYTDDPSAPEKTREEVRPGSPFIAFSVAPHVSVELTNPIERSSLFQVNTIVSEGDTVQSLREKIAKIIGLKAEVSTLKLWRYEDPTLGPRKMPNFQDYKTGKTLLTDGDFVLDVDAKRVSVQLAGKLTEVGRQLIYVVE, encoded by the exons ATG GCGAATGTGGAACGTAAAGGCACCTTTAAGGTGGAATATCTGCAGAAGATCGAACGCGAAGTACAACAGCGTTGGGAAAGCGAACATGTGCATGAAACGGATGCACCAACGGCGCCCAAGAAGCGACAATCTGAGAAGTTCTTTGTcacatttccgtttccgtaTATGAATGGACGACTGCACTTGGGTCACACATTCTCCATGTCGAAGGCAGAGTTTGCAACGCGCTATCATCGGCTCAAGGGACGTCGCGTCCTGTGGCCTTTTGGCTTCCATTGCACGGGAATGCCCATTAAGGCATGTGCCGATAAATTGGCTCGTGAAATCGAACAATTTGGCTATCCGCCCAAGTTTCCTGACGTACAGGAGGAAGCGCCTGCTGTAGTAGAGACTCAGTCTGAGGTGCCCAAAGATAAGTCGAAGGGCAAGAAGAGCAAAGCTGTTGCCAAGACCGGCTCGGCCAAGTATCAATGGCAGATTATGTATAGTCTGGGACTTAAGGATGAGGAGATCAAGAAATTCGCCAATGCCGAGCATTGGCTGAACTACTTTCCACCGCTGGCGGTGCAGGATCTGAAGCGCATTGGTGTCCATGTCGATTGGCGTCGCACTTTCATCACCACTGATGCTAATCCCTACTTTGATTCATTTGTACGCTGGCAATTCAATCATTTGAAGCAGCGCGGTAAGATTATGTATGGCAAACGTTATACCATCTATTCGCCCAAGGATGGACAACCCTGCATGGATCATGATCGCTCCTCAGGCGAAGGTGTGGGACCACAAGAGTACACACTCATTAAAATGAAAGTCCTGCAGACGCCCAAAGCATTGAG tgCCATTAAGCAGCCTATTTACTTTGTGGCGGCCACACTGCGTCCAGAGACAATGTATGGACAGACCAATTGCTGGCTGCATCCCGACATCAAGTACATTGCCTGGCAGACAACACGCGAAAACGAGGTGTGGATCAGCACACGACGCGCCGCACGTAACATGACCTATCAGGGATTTACGGCCGAAGAAGGCAACGTTGTAGTGCTCGCCGAAGTCACGGGTCAGGAACTGTTGGGCGTGCAGCTGTCGGCGCCGCTGACTCAGCACAAAATCATTTATACGCTGCCCATGCTGAGCATTAAGGAGGATAAGGGCACGGGTGTTGTGACCTCAGTGCCATCCGATTCGCCGGATGATTATGCCGCTCTTGTGGATTTGCAGAAGAAGGAGGCATTCCGTCAAAAGTATGGACTAACCGATGAGATGGTGTTGCCTTATGCGCCCATACCTATCATTGATGTGCCTACGCTGGGCAAGCTGAGTGCTGTTCATGCTTATGATACACTTAAAATCCAATCGCAAAATGACAAAGAAAAGCTGGCCGAAGCTAAGGAACTTTGTTACTTGAAGA GTTTCTATGATGGAGTTATGTTGGTTGGTGAGTTCACGGGTCGTAAGATTCAGGACATAAAGAAGGACTTGCAAAAGCGTCTAACAGATGCCAAAGAGGCGGACATTTACTATGAGCCCGAGAAGACCATCATATCGCGCTCTGCTGATGAATGCGTGGTTGCGCTGTGCAATCAGTGGTATCTTAACTATGGTGAACCTGAGTGGCAAGGACAGGCATTCAAAATACTGAATGACATGGAGACCTTCCACGAGGAGGCACGCAATAACTTTGAGGCTTGTCTGAATTGGCTGCATGAGTACGCATGCTCGCGCACTTACGGACTGGGTACTAAGCTGCCTTGGGATGAGCAGTGGCTCATTGAATCCCTCTCGGACTCAACTATTTACATGGCCTTCTATACGGTGTCGCATCTGCTGCAAGGAGGCACTTTCCGAGGAGAGAAATCAGGTCCATTTG GCATTAAACCTGCTGATGTGACGCCGGAAATCTGGGATTATATCTTCTTTAAGGAGACTTCTTTGCCTAAGAAGTCTGCCATCAAGCCGGAATATTTGGCTGTGTTGCGTCGCGAATTCGAGTACTGGTATCCCATGGACTTGCGCGTCTCTGGAAAGGATCTGATAAACAATCATTTGACTTTCTGTCTCTACAATCACGCAGCCATTTGGCCAAATGATGAAACAAAGTGGCCCAAAGGAATGCGTGTCAATGGCCATCTGCTGCTCAATTCGGCCAAGATGTCCAAGTCTGATGGCAATTTCCTGACATTGCACGAGGCTGTTGATAAGTTCTCAGCGGATGGCATGCGTCTGTGTTTGGCTGATGCTGGCGACAGCGTGGAGGATGCTAACTTTGTGGAGAGCACTGCCGATGCGGGTATTCTGCGTCTGTATACCTTTATCGAGTGGGTCAAGGAGATGCTGGCCACGCGCTCCACTCTACGTCGTGGCGCTGACAAGACCTTCAACGATAAAGTGTTCCTCAGCGAACTGAATCTGAAGACACAGCAGACGGATGAAAACTACCGTCGCATGCTGTTCAAGGAAGCCCTGCGCAGCGGCTTCTATGAATTGCAGCTAGCACGTGACAAGTACCGTGAACTCAGTGGCGCTCAGGGCATGCATGAGGAGCTGGTGCTGGAGTTTATACGACGTCAGGCATTGCTGGTGGCTCCTATTTGCCCGCACATGGCTGAGCATGTGTGGGGACTGCTGGGTAACAAGGAGTCGGTTGTGCACGCCCGTTGGCCAGAGGTGGGCGACATCAATGAGCAGGACATCATGTGCTCCGAGTATCTGATGGAAGCAGCTCACTCTTTCCGTCTCAACCTCAAGAATATGCTGCAGGTCAAGGGCAAGGGGGGCAAGGAGAAGGCTGTGGATGCGCAGACAGCGAAGCCAAATCGTGGTTTGATCTGGGTGGCTAAGACGTATCCTCCCTGGCAATGCTGTGTGCTGGACACCATGCGCGAGTTGTACAACAAGGAAACAAAGACGCTCCCCGATAACAAAGTCATTGCAGCCACGCTGCAACAAAAGGCCGAGCTGAAGAAGTTCATGAAGCGTGTGATGCCCTTCGCGCAAATGATTCGCGAGAAAGTAGAGACGGGCGGCAAGGGTGTGGCTGCATTGGCTGTCACTCTGGAGTTCGATGAGCGTCAGGTGCTGCTTAGCAATCTGGAGTATCTGAAGAACACGCTGGAT TTGGACAACCTGGAAATCAAGTATACTGATGATCCCTCGGCGCCCGAGAAGACACGCGAGGAAGTGCGCCCTGGTTCGCCCTTCATTGCCTTCAGCGTTGCACCTCATGTCAGTGTCGAATTGACCAATCCCATAGAGCGCTCCTCGTTGTTCCAGGTGAACACCATCGTCTCCGAGGGCGACACAGTGCAGTCGCTACGCGAGAAGATCGCTAAAATCATTGGTCTGAAGGCCGAAGTGTCGACTCTGAAACTTTGGCGCTACGAGGATCCAACTCTGGGTCCACGCAAGATGCCCAACTTCCAGGACTATAAAACCGGCAAGACACTGCTTACCGATGGTGATTTCGTACTCGACGTGGATGCGAAACGAGTGAGCGTTCAGCTGGCTGGCAAATTGACTGAAGTAGGACGTCAACTGATCTATGTGGTTGAATAG
- the LOC132797015 gene encoding trypsin-1, translating to MLAARSQLTMLSLQLVVIVALQCSVIVLGGVCLIPQPVMRQRSLVNDLWKLQPRLDGRIVGGERINITDAPHQISLQTSSHICGGSLISEEWILTAAHCTYGQKADRLRVRLGSSEYSRSGKLLRLQKIVQHGKFNFTNVDYDFSLLQLQHPIEFDETKKAIKLPEEDQMFMDGDPCYVTGWGNTQNLLESREWLRRVQVPLVNQDICSDKYKQFGGVTERMICAGYMEGGKDACQGDSGGPMVNEAGVLVGVVSWGYGCAKPNYPGVYSRVAQARDWIKEHSGV from the exons ATGCTTGCAGCCAGAAGTCAACTCACAATGTTGTCACTACAATTGGTGGTAATTGTCGCGCTGCAGTGCAGCGTTATTGTCTTGGGTGGCGTCTGTTTGATACCACAACCTGTAATGCGACAGCGTTCGCTAGTCAATGACTTGTGGAAGTTGCAGCCGCGTCTCGATGGACGCATTGTGGGTGGCGAAAGGATAAACATCACGGATGCACCTCATCAGATATCCTTGCAGACATCGAGTCACATTTGTGGAGGCTCGTTGATATCTGAGGAATGGATTTTGACAGCGGCACACTGCACTTA TGGTCAAAAAGCCGATCGACTGCGTGTAAGATTGGGAAGCTCCGAGTACTCGCGAAGTGGCAAACTGTTGCGCCTGCAGAAGATTGTGCAACACGGAAAATTCAACTTTACCAATGTGGATTATGATTTctcgctgctgcagttgcaacatccGATCGAGTTTGATGAGACTAAAAAGGCCATCAAGTTGCCAGAGGAGGACCAAATGTTTATGGACGGCGATCCTTGCTATGTCACCGGTTGGGGCAATACACAGAATCTGCTAGAGTCTCGTGAGTGGTTGCGTCGCGTCCAGGTGCCGTTGGTGAATCAGGATATCTGCAGCGATAAGTACAAGCAATTCGGCGGCGTTACGGAGCGCATGATCTGTGCTGGTTACATGGAGGGTGGCAAGGATGCCTGTCAGGGCGATTCAGGTGGTCCCATGGTGAATGAGGCGGGTGTTCTAGTGGGCGTGGTGTCGTGGGGCTATGGCTGTGCCAAGCCTAATTACCCCGGCGTGTATTCGAGAGTGGCGCAAGCACGTGACTGGATTAAAGAACACAGCGGCGTCTAA